A window from Megalobrama amblycephala isolate DHTTF-2021 linkage group LG9, ASM1881202v1, whole genome shotgun sequence encodes these proteins:
- the LOC125275620 gene encoding protocadherin alpha-C2-like isoform X1 translates to MEPKARLWLRYVSIFVFLTAVFQTASAVTHYTIPEEMDEGSVVANLASDLGLDLKSLSQRKMRLDVVASKKYLDVNKDTGELYILERIDRENLCPSKSVMTCVFKVDATLENPIRMFNIELEIMDINDNAPRFRRDTMHLDISEATAIGERFSLTNAVDPDTGSNSVKTYYLSESDHFSIEIQTGRDGSKFADLILKKSLDREEQASHNLILTAVDGGVPARSGTASIIVRVLDTNDNAPQFDKDSYTINLTENSPIGSLVVKLNATDKDEGTNSDIFYSFSLYTSEKTQQTFSLNPNNGEIRVKEMINYEDFRIYDMEIIATDKGTNSLSGKCKVKILITDMNDNHPEISIKSFSSPVKEDVAVNTVIAVVSVSDKDSGENGQVDIHISDDLPFALKESSDNYYELLVSEPLDRERVPEYDITITVTDRGNPPLSDNETITLELLDVNDNVPQFPQTFYTIPVMENNAPGASLSSLTAIDPDLHENQYLVYFIIEKEIANTSMSMLFSINPENGNLYALKTFDYEIEKEFLFHIEARDSGVPPLSSNVTVHIIIMDQNDNTPLIVSPWRAHGSEVKEKIPRSTDKGTLIAKVIAIDSDSVHNSRITYQFLQNTDATLFSLDQYNGEIRTMRMFSYRDSRDQRLVVIAKDNGEPALSATVTIKLSTVETALKTYTEVPLEYDIFSDLNLYLVIGLGSVSFLLLITILVTIVLKCQKAKPSKAAPPCRNSVISERNSTIADSTLVSNDAYWYSLFLAETRKGKLVVRQPVPKGARYIVSSIPRSTGLTETSDSAASTLQASTTTSSSST, encoded by the exons atggaaCCGAAAGCACGGCTTTGGTTAAGGTACGTCTCGATCTTCGTATTCCTTACGGCTGTTTTTCAGACAGCATCTGCTGTTACGCACTACACAATTCCCGAGGAAATGGACGAGGGGTCTGTGGTTGCAAATCTTGCGTCTGATTTGGGATTGGATTTGAAAAGTCTTAGTCAACGTAAGATGCGGTTGGATGTTGTCGCTAGTAAAAAATATCTTGACGTTAACAAAGACACTGGGGAGCTGTATATTTTAGAAAGGATTGACAGAGAGAATCTGTGCCCATCGAAATCAGTCATGACATGCGTATTTAAAGTGGATGCCACATTAGAGAATCCTATTCGAATGTTTAATATTGAACTTGAAATAATGGACATAAATGATAATGCACCACGTTTCCGACGAGATACGATGCATCTAGACATATCAGAGGCAACAGCAATAGGGGAGAGGTTTTCCCTCACTAATGCAGTAGACCCTGATACAGGTTCAAATTCTGTAAAGACATACTATCTCAGCGAAAGCGACCATTTTAGTATTGAGATTCAGACTGGACGAGACGGATCTAAGTTTGCTGATTTGATTCTAAAAAAGTCATTAGACAGAGAAGAACAAGCTTCACATAATCTGATCCTCACTGCTGTGGATGGAGGAGTCCCCGCGCGCTCTGGCACGGCTAGCATTATTGTGCGCGTTCTGGACACGAATGACAACGCCCCTCAATTTGATAAAGACAGTTATACAATAAATCTAACAGAAAACTCTCCTATTGGAAGCCTTGTAGTGAAATTAAACGCCACAGATAAAGATGAAGGAACAAATTCGGATATATTTTACTCTTTTAGTCTATATACTTCAGAGAAAACGCAACAGACATTCAGTCTGAATCCCAACAATGGTGAAATCAGAGTGAAagaaatgattaattatgaGGATTTCAGGATCTATGATATGGAAATTATAGCAACAGATAAAGGAACTAATAGTCTTTCTGGAAAGTGTAAAGTAAAGATATTAATCACAGATATGAATGACAATCATCCTGAAATTTCCATCAAATCTTTCTCAAGTCCAGTTAAAGAAGATGTAGCTGTAAATACAGTAATCGCAGTTGTTAGTGTGAGTGATAAAGACTCAGGAGAAAATGGACAGGTAGATATTCATATTTCTGATGATTTACCTTTTGCGCTCAAAGAATCATCTGataattattatgaattattagttTCAGAACCATTAGACCGTGAAAGGGTTCCAGAATATGACATCACTATTACCGTGACTGACAGGGGCAACCCGCCGTTATCTGATAATGAAACTATAACTTTAGAGCTTCTGGACGTTAATGACAATGTTCCTCAGTTCCCACAGACATTCTACACGATACCTGTTATGGAGAATAACGCGCCTGGAGCTTCACTGAGCTCTCTAACTGCTATAGACCCAGATCTCCACGAAAATCAGTATCTAGTTTATTTCATAATAGAGAAGGAAATAGCGAACACCTCCATGTCCATGCTGTTCTCCATTAACCCAGAGAACGGCAATCTTTACGCGCTAAAGACGTTTGACTATGAGATAGAGAAGGAGTTTCTTTTCCACATCGAGGCCAGAGACTCTGGTGTTCCTCCGCTCAGCAGTAACGTGACCGTTCACATTATTATCATGGATCAGAACGACAACACACCGCTTATAGTGTCTCCGTGGCGCGCGCACGGCTCGGAGGTGAAGGAAAAGATCCCGAGATCCACCGATAAAGGAACTCTGATAGCCAAAGTCATCGCCATAGACTCTGATTCAGTGCACAACTCTCGAATCACGTACCAGTTCCTCCAGAACACGGACGCCACATTATTCAGCTTGGATCAATACAACGGAGAGATCCGGACCATGAGAATGTTCAGTTACAGAGACTCGCGAGACCAGCGGCTGGTGGTGATCGCCAAGGACAACGGAGAGCCCGCGCTCTCTGCTACAGTCACCATCAAACTGTCCACGGTGGAGACCGCCCTTAAAACCTACACTGAGGTGCCTCTGGAATATGACATCTTCTCCGATTTGAACCTGTATCTGGTGATCGGACTGGGCTCTGTGTCATTTCTTTTACTCATCACTATACTGGTCACCATCGTGCTGAAGTGTCAGAAAGCGAAGCCCAGCAAAGCGGCTCCTCCGTGCAGGAACAGTGTGATCAGCGAGAGGAACTCGACCATCGCGGATTCCACTCTGGTCTCCAACGATGCCTACTGGTACAGTTTATTTCTAGCAGAGACGAGGAAAGGAAAGCTGGTGGTCAGACAGCCTGTGCCAAAGGGAGCGAGATACATCGTGTCCAGTATACCGAGGAGCACAGGACTGACCGAGACCAGTGACTCTGCTGCATCTACTCTACAG GCATCCACCACCACCAGCAGCAGTTCCACCTGA
- the LOC125275620 gene encoding protocadherin alpha-C2-like isoform X2 — protein sequence MEPKARLWLRYVSIFVFLTAVFQTASAVTHYTIPEEMDEGSVVANLASDLGLDLKSLSQRKMRLDVVASKKYLDVNKDTGELYILERIDRENLCPSKSVMTCVFKVDATLENPIRMFNIELEIMDINDNAPRFRRDTMHLDISEATAIGERFSLTNAVDPDTGSNSVKTYYLSESDHFSIEIQTGRDGSKFADLILKKSLDREEQASHNLILTAVDGGVPARSGTASIIVRVLDTNDNAPQFDKDSYTINLTENSPIGSLVVKLNATDKDEGTNSDIFYSFSLYTSEKTQQTFSLNPNNGEIRVKEMINYEDFRIYDMEIIATDKGTNSLSGKCKVKILITDMNDNHPEISIKSFSSPVKEDVAVNTVIAVVSVSDKDSGENGQVDIHISDDLPFALKESSDNYYELLVSEPLDRERVPEYDITITVTDRGNPPLSDNETITLELLDVNDNVPQFPQTFYTIPVMENNAPGASLSSLTAIDPDLHENQYLVYFIIEKEIANTSMSMLFSINPENGNLYALKTFDYEIEKEFLFHIEARDSGVPPLSSNVTVHIIIMDQNDNTPLIVSPWRAHGSEVKEKIPRSTDKGTLIAKVIAIDSDSVHNSRITYQFLQNTDATLFSLDQYNGEIRTMRMFSYRDSRDQRLVVIAKDNGEPALSATVTIKLSTVETALKTYTEVPLEYDIFSDLNLYLVIGLGSVSFLLLITILVTIVLKCQKAKPSKAAPPCRNSVISERNSTIADSTLVSNDAYWYSLFLAETRKGKLVVRQPVPKGARYIVSSIPRSTGLTETSDSAASTLQYSK from the exons atggaaCCGAAAGCACGGCTTTGGTTAAGGTACGTCTCGATCTTCGTATTCCTTACGGCTGTTTTTCAGACAGCATCTGCTGTTACGCACTACACAATTCCCGAGGAAATGGACGAGGGGTCTGTGGTTGCAAATCTTGCGTCTGATTTGGGATTGGATTTGAAAAGTCTTAGTCAACGTAAGATGCGGTTGGATGTTGTCGCTAGTAAAAAATATCTTGACGTTAACAAAGACACTGGGGAGCTGTATATTTTAGAAAGGATTGACAGAGAGAATCTGTGCCCATCGAAATCAGTCATGACATGCGTATTTAAAGTGGATGCCACATTAGAGAATCCTATTCGAATGTTTAATATTGAACTTGAAATAATGGACATAAATGATAATGCACCACGTTTCCGACGAGATACGATGCATCTAGACATATCAGAGGCAACAGCAATAGGGGAGAGGTTTTCCCTCACTAATGCAGTAGACCCTGATACAGGTTCAAATTCTGTAAAGACATACTATCTCAGCGAAAGCGACCATTTTAGTATTGAGATTCAGACTGGACGAGACGGATCTAAGTTTGCTGATTTGATTCTAAAAAAGTCATTAGACAGAGAAGAACAAGCTTCACATAATCTGATCCTCACTGCTGTGGATGGAGGAGTCCCCGCGCGCTCTGGCACGGCTAGCATTATTGTGCGCGTTCTGGACACGAATGACAACGCCCCTCAATTTGATAAAGACAGTTATACAATAAATCTAACAGAAAACTCTCCTATTGGAAGCCTTGTAGTGAAATTAAACGCCACAGATAAAGATGAAGGAACAAATTCGGATATATTTTACTCTTTTAGTCTATATACTTCAGAGAAAACGCAACAGACATTCAGTCTGAATCCCAACAATGGTGAAATCAGAGTGAAagaaatgattaattatgaGGATTTCAGGATCTATGATATGGAAATTATAGCAACAGATAAAGGAACTAATAGTCTTTCTGGAAAGTGTAAAGTAAAGATATTAATCACAGATATGAATGACAATCATCCTGAAATTTCCATCAAATCTTTCTCAAGTCCAGTTAAAGAAGATGTAGCTGTAAATACAGTAATCGCAGTTGTTAGTGTGAGTGATAAAGACTCAGGAGAAAATGGACAGGTAGATATTCATATTTCTGATGATTTACCTTTTGCGCTCAAAGAATCATCTGataattattatgaattattagttTCAGAACCATTAGACCGTGAAAGGGTTCCAGAATATGACATCACTATTACCGTGACTGACAGGGGCAACCCGCCGTTATCTGATAATGAAACTATAACTTTAGAGCTTCTGGACGTTAATGACAATGTTCCTCAGTTCCCACAGACATTCTACACGATACCTGTTATGGAGAATAACGCGCCTGGAGCTTCACTGAGCTCTCTAACTGCTATAGACCCAGATCTCCACGAAAATCAGTATCTAGTTTATTTCATAATAGAGAAGGAAATAGCGAACACCTCCATGTCCATGCTGTTCTCCATTAACCCAGAGAACGGCAATCTTTACGCGCTAAAGACGTTTGACTATGAGATAGAGAAGGAGTTTCTTTTCCACATCGAGGCCAGAGACTCTGGTGTTCCTCCGCTCAGCAGTAACGTGACCGTTCACATTATTATCATGGATCAGAACGACAACACACCGCTTATAGTGTCTCCGTGGCGCGCGCACGGCTCGGAGGTGAAGGAAAAGATCCCGAGATCCACCGATAAAGGAACTCTGATAGCCAAAGTCATCGCCATAGACTCTGATTCAGTGCACAACTCTCGAATCACGTACCAGTTCCTCCAGAACACGGACGCCACATTATTCAGCTTGGATCAATACAACGGAGAGATCCGGACCATGAGAATGTTCAGTTACAGAGACTCGCGAGACCAGCGGCTGGTGGTGATCGCCAAGGACAACGGAGAGCCCGCGCTCTCTGCTACAGTCACCATCAAACTGTCCACGGTGGAGACCGCCCTTAAAACCTACACTGAGGTGCCTCTGGAATATGACATCTTCTCCGATTTGAACCTGTATCTGGTGATCGGACTGGGCTCTGTGTCATTTCTTTTACTCATCACTATACTGGTCACCATCGTGCTGAAGTGTCAGAAAGCGAAGCCCAGCAAAGCGGCTCCTCCGTGCAGGAACAGTGTGATCAGCGAGAGGAACTCGACCATCGCGGATTCCACTCTGGTCTCCAACGATGCCTACTGGTACAGTTTATTTCTAGCAGAGACGAGGAAAGGAAAGCTGGTGGTCAGACAGCCTGTGCCAAAGGGAGCGAGATACATCGTGTCCAGTATACCGAGGAGCACAGGACTGACCGAGACCAGTGACTCTGCTGCATCTACTCTACAG TACTCAAAATGA
- the LOC125275620 gene encoding protocadherin alpha-C2-like isoform X4 — protein sequence MEYAIFILLSALVYAASSVTHYSVPEEMEVGSVVANLAADLGIDVQTLGRRKIRLDILANKKYLDVNKDTGDLFILERIDREYLCISKTVCYLKMEVILENPVRIFNIELEIMDINDNAPYFRRDTINLDISESTAAGERFSLSNAVDPDIGSNSIKSYHLSESANFDIEIQTGRDGSKFADLILKKALDREEQAIHNLILTAVDGGVPARSGTASIIVRVLDTNDNAPQFDKDSYTINLTENSPIGSLVVKLNATDKDEGSNSDLLYSYSLYTSEKTQQTFSLNPNNGEIRVKEMINYEDFRIYDMEIIATDKGTNSLSGKCKVKILITDMNDNHPEISIKSFSSPVKEDVAVNTVIAVVSVSDKDSGENGQVDIHISDDLPFALKESSDNYYELLVSEPLDRERVPEYDITITVTDRGNPPLSDNETITLELLDVNDNVPQFPQTFYTIPVMENNAPGASLSSLTAIDPDLHENQYLVYFIIEKEIANTSMSMLFSINPENGNLYALKTFDYEIEKEFLFHIEARDSGVPPLSSNVTVHIIIMDQNDNTPLIVSPWRAHGSEVKEKIPRSTDKGTLIAKVIAIDSDSVHNSRITYQFLQNTDATLFSLDQYNGEIRTMRMFSYRDSRDQRLVVIAKDNGEPALSATVTIKLSTVETALKTYTEVPLEYDIFSDLNLYLVIGLGSVSFLLLITILVTIVLKCQKAKPSKAAPPCRNSVISERNSTIADSTLVSNDAYWYSLFLAETRKGKLVVRQPVPKGARYIVSSIPRSTGLTETSDSAASTLQYSK from the exons ATGGAGTACGCAATATTTATTCTGCTTTCAGCACTCGTTTACGCGGCGTCTTCTGTCACCCATTATTCTGTTCCGGAGGAGATGGAGGTAGGCTCTGTGGTTGCTAATTTGGCTGCAGATTTAGGAATCGATGTACAAACATTGGGAAGACGAAAAATCAGGCTAGATATCCTTGCAAATAAGAAATATCTGGACGTGAACAAAGACACCGGAGACCTGTTTATTTTGGAGCGCATTGACAGAGAGTATCTTTGCATATCAAAAACAGTATGTTACTTAAAAATGGAAGTCATACTGGAAAACCCAGTTCgtatatttaacattgaatTGGAAATAATGGATATTAACGACAATGCGCCTTACTTTCGTAGGGATACGATTAATTTGGACATCTCTGAATCTACAGCTGCTGGTGAGAGGTTTTCTCTTAGTAATGCGGTTGACCCTGATATTGGTTCAAATTCCATTAAAAGTTATCATTTGAGTGAGAGTGCAAATTTTGATATCGAAATACAGACAGGGAGGGATGGTTCAAAATTTGCTGATTTAATACTGAAAAAAGCCTTAGATCGCGAGGAGCAGGCCATACATAATCTGATCCTCACTGCTGTGGATGGAGGAGTCCCCGCGCGCTCTGGCACGGCTAGCATTATTGTGCGCGTTCTGGACACGAATGACAACGCCCCTCAATTCGATAAAGACAGTTATACTATAAATCTAACAGAAAACTCGCCTATTGGAAGCCTTGTAGTGAAATTAAACGCCACAGATAAAGACGAGGGCTCAAATTCAGATTTACTTTACTCTTATAGTTTGTACACATCAGAGAAAACGCAGCAGACATTCAGTCTGAATCCTAACAATGGTGAAATCAGAGTGAAagaaatgattaattatgaGGATTTCAGGATCTATGATATGGAAATTATAGCAACAGATAAAGGAACTAATAGTCTTTCTGGAAAGTGCAAAGTAAAGATATTAATCACAGATATGAATGACAATCATCCTGAAATTTCAATCAAATCTTTCTCAAGTCCAGTTAAAGAAGATGTAGCTGTAAATACAGTAATTGCAGTTGTTAGTGTGAGTGATAAAGACTCAGGAGAAAATGGACAGGTAGATATTCATATTTCTGATGATTTACCTTTTGCGCTCAAAGAATCATCTGataattattatgaattattagttTCAGAACCGTTAGACCGTGAAAGGGTTCCAGAATATGACATCACTATTACCGTGACTGACAGGGGCAACCCACCGTTATCTGATAATGAAACTATAACTTTAGAGCTTCTGGACGTTAATGACAATGTTCCTCAGTTCCCACAGACATTCTACACGATACCTGTTATGGAGAATAACGCGCCTGGAGCTTCACTGAGCTCTCTAACTGCTATAGATCCAGATCTCCACGAAAATCAGTATCTAGTTTATTTCATAATAGAGAAGGAAATAGCGAACACCTCCATGTCCATGCTGTTCTCCATTAACCCAGAGAACGGCAATCTTTACGCGCTAAAGACGTTTGACTATGAGATAGAGAAGGAGTTTCTTTTCCACATCGAGGCCAGAGACTCTGGTGTTCCTCCGCTCAGCAGTAACGTGACCGTTCACATTATTATCATGGATCAGAACGACAACACACCGCTTATAGTGTCTCCGTGGCGCGCGCACGGCTCGGAGGTGAAGGAAAAGATCCCGAGATCCACCGATAAAGGAACTCTGATAGCCAAAGTCATCGCCATAGACTCTGATTCAGTGCACAACTCTCGAATCACGTACCAGTTCCTCCAGAACACGGACGCCACATTATTCAGCTTGGATCAATACAACGGAGAGATCCGGACCATGAGAATGTTCAGTTACAGAGACTCGCGAGACCAGCGGCTGGTGGTGATCGCCAAGGACAACGGAGAGCCCGCGCTCTCTGCTACAGTCACCATCAAACTGTCCACGGTGGAGACCGCCCTTAAAACCTACACTGAGGTGCCTCTGGAATATGACATCTTCTCCGATTTGAACCTGTATCTGGTGATCGGACTGGGCTCTGTGTCATTTCTTTTACTCATCACTATACTGGTCACCATCGTGCTGAAGTGTCAGAAAGCGAAGCCCAGCAAAGCGGCTCCTCCGTGCAGGAACAGTGTGATCAGCGAGAGGAACTCGACCATCGCGGATTCCACTCTGGTCTCCAACGATGCCTACTGGTACAGTTTATTTCTAGCAGAGACGAGGAAAGGGAAGCTGGTGGTCAGACAGCCTGTGCCAAAGGGAGCGAGATACATCGTGTCCAGTATACCGAGGAGCACAGGACTGACCGAGACCAGCGACTCTGCTGCATCTACTCTACAG TACTCAAAATGA
- the LOC125275620 gene encoding protocadherin alpha-C2-like isoform X3 codes for MEYAIFILLSALVYAASSVTHYSVPEEMEVGSVVANLAADLGIDVQTLGRRKIRLDILANKKYLDVNKDTGDLFILERIDREYLCISKTVCYLKMEVILENPVRIFNIELEIMDINDNAPYFRRDTINLDISESTAAGERFSLSNAVDPDIGSNSIKSYHLSESANFDIEIQTGRDGSKFADLILKKALDREEQAIHNLILTAVDGGVPARSGTASIIVRVLDTNDNAPQFDKDSYTINLTENSPIGSLVVKLNATDKDEGSNSDLLYSYSLYTSEKTQQTFSLNPNNGEIRVKEMINYEDFRIYDMEIIATDKGTNSLSGKCKVKILITDMNDNHPEISIKSFSSPVKEDVAVNTVIAVVSVSDKDSGENGQVDIHISDDLPFALKESSDNYYELLVSEPLDRERVPEYDITITVTDRGNPPLSDNETITLELLDVNDNVPQFPQTFYTIPVMENNAPGASLSSLTAIDPDLHENQYLVYFIIEKEIANTSMSMLFSINPENGNLYALKTFDYEIEKEFLFHIEARDSGVPPLSSNVTVHIIIMDQNDNTPLIVSPWRAHGSEVKEKIPRSTDKGTLIAKVIAIDSDSVHNSRITYQFLQNTDATLFSLDQYNGEIRTMRMFSYRDSRDQRLVVIAKDNGEPALSATVTIKLSTVETALKTYTEVPLEYDIFSDLNLYLVIGLGSVSFLLLITILVTIVLKCQKAKPSKAAPPCRNSVISERNSTIADSTLVSNDAYWYSLFLAETRKGKLVVRQPVPKGARYIVSSIPRSTGLTETSDSAASTLQASTTTSSSST; via the exons ATGGAGTACGCAATATTTATTCTGCTTTCAGCACTCGTTTACGCGGCGTCTTCTGTCACCCATTATTCTGTTCCGGAGGAGATGGAGGTAGGCTCTGTGGTTGCTAATTTGGCTGCAGATTTAGGAATCGATGTACAAACATTGGGAAGACGAAAAATCAGGCTAGATATCCTTGCAAATAAGAAATATCTGGACGTGAACAAAGACACCGGAGACCTGTTTATTTTGGAGCGCATTGACAGAGAGTATCTTTGCATATCAAAAACAGTATGTTACTTAAAAATGGAAGTCATACTGGAAAACCCAGTTCgtatatttaacattgaatTGGAAATAATGGATATTAACGACAATGCGCCTTACTTTCGTAGGGATACGATTAATTTGGACATCTCTGAATCTACAGCTGCTGGTGAGAGGTTTTCTCTTAGTAATGCGGTTGACCCTGATATTGGTTCAAATTCCATTAAAAGTTATCATTTGAGTGAGAGTGCAAATTTTGATATCGAAATACAGACAGGGAGGGATGGTTCAAAATTTGCTGATTTAATACTGAAAAAAGCCTTAGATCGCGAGGAGCAGGCCATACATAATCTGATCCTCACTGCTGTGGATGGAGGAGTCCCCGCGCGCTCTGGCACGGCTAGCATTATTGTGCGCGTTCTGGACACGAATGACAACGCCCCTCAATTCGATAAAGACAGTTATACTATAAATCTAACAGAAAACTCGCCTATTGGAAGCCTTGTAGTGAAATTAAACGCCACAGATAAAGACGAGGGCTCAAATTCAGATTTACTTTACTCTTATAGTTTGTACACATCAGAGAAAACGCAGCAGACATTCAGTCTGAATCCTAACAATGGTGAAATCAGAGTGAAagaaatgattaattatgaGGATTTCAGGATCTATGATATGGAAATTATAGCAACAGATAAAGGAACTAATAGTCTTTCTGGAAAGTGCAAAGTAAAGATATTAATCACAGATATGAATGACAATCATCCTGAAATTTCAATCAAATCTTTCTCAAGTCCAGTTAAAGAAGATGTAGCTGTAAATACAGTAATTGCAGTTGTTAGTGTGAGTGATAAAGACTCAGGAGAAAATGGACAGGTAGATATTCATATTTCTGATGATTTACCTTTTGCGCTCAAAGAATCATCTGataattattatgaattattagttTCAGAACCGTTAGACCGTGAAAGGGTTCCAGAATATGACATCACTATTACCGTGACTGACAGGGGCAACCCACCGTTATCTGATAATGAAACTATAACTTTAGAGCTTCTGGACGTTAATGACAATGTTCCTCAGTTCCCACAGACATTCTACACGATACCTGTTATGGAGAATAACGCGCCTGGAGCTTCACTGAGCTCTCTAACTGCTATAGATCCAGATCTCCACGAAAATCAGTATCTAGTTTATTTCATAATAGAGAAGGAAATAGCGAACACCTCCATGTCCATGCTGTTCTCCATTAACCCAGAGAACGGCAATCTTTACGCGCTAAAGACGTTTGACTATGAGATAGAGAAGGAGTTTCTTTTCCACATCGAGGCCAGAGACTCTGGTGTTCCTCCGCTCAGCAGTAACGTGACCGTTCACATTATTATCATGGATCAGAACGACAACACACCGCTTATAGTGTCTCCGTGGCGCGCGCACGGCTCGGAGGTGAAGGAAAAGATCCCGAGATCCACCGATAAAGGAACTCTGATAGCCAAAGTCATCGCCATAGACTCTGATTCAGTGCACAACTCTCGAATCACGTACCAGTTCCTCCAGAACACGGACGCCACATTATTCAGCTTGGATCAATACAACGGAGAGATCCGGACCATGAGAATGTTCAGTTACAGAGACTCGCGAGACCAGCGGCTGGTGGTGATCGCCAAGGACAACGGAGAGCCCGCGCTCTCTGCTACAGTCACCATCAAACTGTCCACGGTGGAGACCGCCCTTAAAACCTACACTGAGGTGCCTCTGGAATATGACATCTTCTCCGATTTGAACCTGTATCTGGTGATCGGACTGGGCTCTGTGTCATTTCTTTTACTCATCACTATACTGGTCACCATCGTGCTGAAGTGTCAGAAAGCGAAGCCCAGCAAAGCGGCTCCTCCGTGCAGGAACAGTGTGATCAGCGAGAGGAACTCGACCATCGCGGATTCCACTCTGGTCTCCAACGATGCCTACTGGTACAGTTTATTTCTAGCAGAGACGAGGAAAGGGAAGCTGGTGGTCAGACAGCCTGTGCCAAAGGGAGCGAGATACATCGTGTCCAGTATACCGAGGAGCACAGGACTGACCGAGACCAGCGACTCTGCTGCATCTACTCTACAG GCATCCACCACCACCAGCAGCAGTTCCACCTGA